The following are encoded together in the Streptococcus oralis genome:
- a CDS encoding lipoate--protein ligase, with protein sequence MKYIINHSNDTAFNIALEEYAFKHLLDEDQIFLLWINKPSIIVGRHQNTIEEINRDYVRENGIEVVRRISGGGAVYHDLNNLNYTIISKEDENKAFDFKSFSTPVINTLAQLGVKAEFTGRNDLEIDGKKFCGNAQAYINGRIMHHGCLLFNVDLSVLANALKVSKDKFESKGVKSVRARVTNIVNELPEKITVEEFRDLLLEYMKKEYPEMTEYVFSEEELAEINRIKETKFGTWDWNYGKSPEFNVRRGTKFTSGKVEVFANVIESKIQDIKIYGDFFGIEDVAAVEDVLRGVKYEREDVLKALETIDITRYFAGISREEIAEAVVE encoded by the coding sequence ATGAAATATATTATCAATCATTCAAACGACACTGCTTTTAATATCGCCTTGGAAGAATACGCCTTTAAACACCTTTTGGATGAGGATCAAATCTTCCTTCTTTGGATTAACAAACCTTCTATCATTGTTGGTCGTCACCAGAATACTATCGAAGAAATCAACCGTGATTATGTTCGCGAAAATGGTATTGAGGTAGTCCGCCGTATCAGTGGTGGTGGAGCTGTTTATCACGATTTAAACAACCTCAACTACACCATCATTTCAAAAGAAGATGAAAACAAGGCCTTTGACTTCAAGAGCTTCTCAACTCCAGTTATCAATACCTTGGCTCAACTCGGTGTTAAAGCTGAATTTACAGGGCGTAATGACCTTGAGATTGATGGCAAAAAATTCTGTGGTAATGCCCAAGCTTATATCAATGGACGTATTATGCACCATGGTTGCTTGCTCTTTAACGTTGATTTATCAGTCCTTGCTAACGCCCTCAAGGTTTCAAAAGACAAATTTGAATCAAAAGGTGTGAAATCCGTTCGTGCCCGTGTAACCAATATTGTCAATGAATTACCAGAAAAAATTACAGTTGAAGAATTCCGAGATTTGCTATTGGAATACATGAAAAAAGAGTACCCAGAAATGACAGAATACGTTTTTTCTGAGGAAGAATTGGCGGAAATCAACCGCATCAAGGAGACCAAGTTCGGTACTTGGGACTGGAACTACGGTAAATCACCTGAATTTAACGTCCGTCGTGGAACAAAATTCACTAGTGGTAAGGTTGAAGTTTTTGCCAACGTCATTGAATCAAAAATCCAAGATATCAAGATCTATGGTGACTTCTTTGGTATCGAAGATGTTGCTGCAGTAGAAGATGTCCTCCGTGGAGTGAAATACGAACGCGAAGATGTTCTTAAGGCCTTAGAAACTATTGATATTACACGCTACTTTGCTGGTATCAGCCGTGAAGAAATCGCTGAAGCAGTAGTAGAATAA
- the xerS gene encoding tyrosine recombinase XerS — MKREILLERIDKLKQIMPWYVLEYYQSKLAVPYSFTTLYEYLKEYDRFFSWVLESGISNADKMADIPLSVLENMSKKDMESFILYLRERPLLNANTTKQGVSQTTINRTLSALSSLYKYLTEEVENDQGEPYFYRNVMKKVSTKKKKETLAARAENIKQKLFLGDETEGFLTYIDQEYPQQLSNRALSSFNKNKERDLAIIALLLASGVRLSEAVNLDLRDLNLKMMVIDVTRKGGKRDSVNVAAFAKPYIENYLAIRNQRYKTEKTDTALFLTLYRGVPNRIDASSVEKMVAKYSEDFKVRVTPHKLRHTLATRLYDATKSQVLVSHQLGHASTQVTDLYTHIVNDEQKNALDSL, encoded by the coding sequence ATGAAACGTGAGATTTTACTGGAACGAATCGACAAACTAAAACAAATCATGCCCTGGTATGTTCTGGAATACTACCAATCTAAGCTTGCTGTGCCCTACAGTTTTACAACCTTGTACGAATACCTCAAGGAATATGACCGATTTTTCAGCTGGGTTTTAGAGTCTGGGATTTCAAATGCTGATAAAATGGCTGATATTCCTTTATCGGTCTTGGAAAACATGTCAAAGAAAGATATGGAATCCTTTATCCTTTATCTACGAGAACGACCTTTGCTGAATGCTAATACAACCAAACAAGGCGTTTCACAGACAACCATCAATCGAACCTTATCAGCACTTTCTAGCCTTTACAAATATCTAACTGAGGAGGTTGAAAATGACCAAGGAGAACCCTATTTCTATCGTAATGTAATGAAGAAAGTTTCAACTAAGAAAAAGAAAGAAACCCTTGCTGCAAGAGCTGAAAACATCAAGCAAAAACTCTTTTTAGGTGATGAAACAGAAGGTTTTCTAACTTATATCGACCAAGAGTACCCTCAACAACTCTCAAATCGCGCTCTCTCATCATTCAATAAAAATAAAGAACGTGATTTAGCCATTATTGCCCTTCTCTTGGCGTCTGGTGTCCGCTTATCTGAAGCTGTTAATTTGGATCTAAGAGACCTTAATCTCAAAATGATGGTTATTGATGTCACACGTAAGGGGGGGAAACGTGACTCGGTTAATGTCGCTGCCTTTGCCAAGCCTTATATAGAGAATTATCTCGCCATTCGAAATCAACGCTATAAGACAGAAAAGACGGATACAGCTCTCTTTTTGACACTCTATCGAGGTGTTCCTAATCGTATTGATGCTTCTAGTGTTGAAAAGATGGTTGCTAAGTACTCTGAGGACTTCAAAGTCCGTGTAACTCCCCACAAACTCCGCCATACCTTAGCAACCAGGCTCTATGATGCTACTAAATCGCAAGTTTTGGTCAGCCACCAGCTAGGGCATGCTAGTACACAAGTCACTGACCTCTATACCCATATTGTCAATGATGAACAAAAGAATGCTTTGGATAGCTTATAA
- a CDS encoding MepB family protein: MKILDVLYNFYGDFDFIEEKYNEKYEGILIKIKEEQGYKRCRLAKRTPKKEGYFTVFWKKDQNNKNIPYTNEDLGNELIIVIIDNDKRGLFVIPNEVAIRKNILSTKDSNGKMSMRFYPPWCSNLNTTARATQKWQLQYFREIKI, from the coding sequence ATGAAAATACTTGATGTTTTATATAATTTTTATGGTGATTTTGATTTCATTGAAGAAAAATACAATGAAAAATACGAAGGTATTCTTATCAAGATAAAGGAAGAGCAAGGGTATAAAAGATGCCGCTTGGCAAAAAGAACACCAAAAAAAGAAGGATATTTTACAGTTTTTTGGAAAAAAGACCAAAACAACAAGAACATTCCTTATACCAATGAGGACTTAGGAAATGAACTTATAATCGTTATCATTGATAATGATAAGAGGGGACTATTCGTTATTCCAAACGAGGTGGCTATTCGTAAAAACATTCTGTCGACAAAAGATAGCAATGGAAAAATGTCTATGCGATTTTATCCTCCTTGGTGCTCAAATTTAAATACAACAGCTCGAGCAACACAAAAATGGCAATTGCAATATTTTAGAGAAATTAAAATATAA
- a CDS encoding CPBP family intramembrane glutamic endopeptidase — translation MKRNKAIAVYLLGTFRQIVSVCLLFFLLNHFSVQSNLLSILGIFLGGISSALWGIIVANHFFHIPFKKIVNDFLNIHTSYKHYLLSFSLIILDFSFLMFGGKMIEFSWYLPFLIFFKFIVFGGIEEIGWRYVFQQILQEKLPYFYSTILTFFSWAIWHLLFFYIDGSLATLQTLPFLFGLLTNSFILSALYIKTKNLWICVMTHSIINVLSQLTIDTDRYETYLIRIFIILVSCYMVVHKKDVHSR, via the coding sequence ATGAAAAGAAATAAGGCAATTGCGGTATATTTGCTAGGCACATTTAGACAAATAGTATCAGTTTGTCTCCTTTTCTTTCTCTTGAATCATTTTTCTGTTCAGTCCAATCTATTATCTATTTTAGGAATCTTTCTAGGTGGCATTTCTTCAGCACTTTGGGGAATCATTGTTGCAAATCACTTTTTTCATATTCCTTTTAAGAAGATCGTTAACGATTTTTTGAACATTCATACCAGTTATAAACACTATTTATTATCTTTTTCCCTAATTATCCTTGATTTTTCTTTTCTAATGTTTGGTGGGAAAATGATAGAATTTAGCTGGTATCTCCCATTTTTGATATTCTTCAAATTTATTGTCTTTGGTGGTATAGAAGAGATTGGATGGCGATATGTCTTTCAACAAATTTTACAAGAGAAGTTGCCATATTTTTACTCAACAATCCTAACCTTTTTCAGCTGGGCGATTTGGCATCTGTTGTTCTTTTACATAGATGGCTCCCTAGCAACTCTGCAAACTCTACCGTTTTTATTTGGATTGCTGACGAATTCTTTCATACTCTCAGCTCTTTATATCAAAACAAAAAATCTCTGGATTTGCGTTATGACACATTCTATCATTAACGTCTTGTCTCAGCTAACCATAGACACTGATCGATACGAAACCTACCTGATTAGAATCTTCATCATCTTGGTATCCTGCTATATGGTAGTACATAAAAAAGATGTGCATAGTCGGTAG
- a CDS encoding ClC family H(+)/Cl(-) exchange transporter: MEEQSETLSSKKEFAFASSTILSQVGRGVIVGLVVGLIVGSFRFLIEKGFHLIQGLYQEPAHLVRNLFIIGLFYLIVCWLSAKLTRSEKDIKGSGIPQVEAELKGLMTLNWWSVLWKKYVLGILAIASGLMLGREGPSIQLGAVGGKGIAKWLKSSPVEERSLIASGAAAGLAAAFNAPIAGLLFVVEEVYHHFSRFFWVSTLAASLVANFVSLLIFGLTPVLDMPDNIPLMTLDQYWIYLLMGVFLGLSGFLYEKAVLNVGRIYDWIGQKIHLDKAYYPILAFILIIPVGIFLPQILGGGNQLVLSLTEQNFSFQVLLAYFLIRFIWSMISYGSGLPGGIFLPILALGSLLGALVGVICVNLGLVSQEQFPIFVILGMSGYFGAISKAPLTAMILVTEMVGDIRNLMPLGLVTLVAYIVMDLLKGAPVYEAMLEKMLPEEATDEGEVTLIEIPVSDKIAGKQVHELNLPHNVLITTQVHNGKSQTVNGSTRMYLGDMIHLVIPKSEIGKVKDLLL, translated from the coding sequence ATGGAGGAACAGTCAGAAACACTCAGTTCCAAGAAAGAATTTGCCTTTGCCTCAAGCACCATATTATCCCAAGTTGGGCGAGGAGTCATTGTTGGTCTCGTCGTCGGGCTAATCGTCGGATCCTTTCGTTTCTTAATCGAAAAGGGCTTCCACCTGATACAAGGACTCTATCAAGAACCAGCGCACCTAGTGCGCAATCTTTTTATCATTGGTCTATTTTATTTAATAGTTTGCTGGCTTAGTGCGAAACTAACTCGGTCAGAAAAAGATATCAAGGGTTCAGGAATTCCTCAAGTCGAAGCCGAACTAAAGGGACTCATGACTCTTAACTGGTGGAGTGTTCTCTGGAAGAAATATGTATTAGGAATTCTTGCTATTGCCAGTGGGCTCATGCTAGGTCGAGAAGGGCCAAGTATTCAACTTGGAGCAGTTGGTGGTAAAGGTATTGCCAAGTGGCTCAAATCTAGCCCAGTAGAGGAACGTTCCCTGATTGCCAGTGGAGCTGCTGCAGGATTAGCAGCTGCCTTTAATGCACCAATTGCAGGTCTCCTCTTTGTTGTAGAAGAAGTCTATCACCATTTTTCCCGCTTTTTCTGGGTCTCAACTCTAGCAGCCAGTCTCGTAGCAAACTTTGTCTCACTACTCATATTTGGCCTAACACCCGTACTGGATATGCCAGACAACATTCCTCTCATGACCCTAGACCAGTATTGGATTTATCTCCTTATGGGAGTTTTTCTCGGGCTTTCTGGTTTTCTCTATGAGAAAGCTGTACTCAATGTTGGTCGAATTTATGACTGGATTGGTCAAAAAATTCATTTGGATAAAGCTTATTATCCAATCCTAGCCTTTATCCTTATCATACCAGTCGGGATTTTCTTGCCACAAATCCTTGGGGGTGGAAATCAGCTTGTTCTTTCCCTAACTGAGCAAAATTTTAGTTTCCAAGTCCTATTAGCTTACTTTTTGATCCGCTTTATTTGGAGCATGATTAGTTATGGGAGTGGCCTCCCAGGAGGAATTTTCCTACCCATTTTGGCGCTTGGTTCCTTACTCGGTGCCCTAGTTGGTGTCATTTGTGTCAATCTTGGGCTTGTCAGTCAGGAACAATTCCCTATATTTGTCATTCTGGGAATGAGTGGCTACTTTGGGGCAATTTCCAAGGCTCCCTTAACTGCCATGATCCTCGTAACTGAGATGGTTGGGGATATTCGCAACCTCATGCCACTGGGCTTAGTGACCTTAGTCGCCTACATCGTCATGGATCTGCTCAAGGGAGCACCAGTCTATGAGGCCATGCTCGAAAAAATGCTACCAGAAGAAGCAACAGACGAAGGAGAAGTCACCCTCATAGAAATCCCTGTGTCTGACAAAATCGCTGGAAAACAGGTTCACGAGCTCAACTTGCCACATAACGTACTCATCACCACCCAAGTCCATAATGGCAAAAGCCAAACCGTTAACGGCTCAACTAGAATGTATCTGGGTGATATGATTCACCTGGTGATTCCAAAAAGTGAAATTGGAAAAGTCAAAGATTTGTTGTTGTAA
- a CDS encoding ribonuclease HII — MTTIKEIKELLATVKELDNPLFLELEKDSRSGVQKEINKRKKAIQAELDEDLRLESMLSYEKELYKQGVALIAGVDEVGRGPLAGPVVAAAVILPKNCKINGLNDSKKIPKKKHLEIYHAVQDQALAIGIGIMDNQVIDQVNIYEATKLAMKEAISQLSPQPDHLLIDAMKLDLSISQTAIIKGDANSLSIAAASIVAKVTRDELMKEYNNQYPGYDFTANAGYGTAKHLEGLEKLGVTPIHRTSFEPVKTLVSTKKDK; from the coding sequence ATGACGACGATTAAAGAAATTAAAGAACTTCTTGCCACTGTCAAAGAATTAGACAATCCCCTTTTTCTTGAACTGGAAAAGGATAGTCGCTCTGGAGTTCAAAAAGAAATTAACAAGCGTAAAAAAGCCATACAGGCTGAACTGGATGAGGACCTTCGTTTGGAATCCATGCTTTCCTATGAAAAAGAACTTTACAAGCAAGGAGTGGCCTTAATTGCAGGTGTTGATGAGGTCGGCCGTGGTCCTCTGGCTGGACCCGTAGTCGCTGCAGCTGTTATTTTACCTAAAAATTGTAAGATTAACGGCCTCAACGATAGTAAAAAAATCCCCAAAAAGAAACATCTGGAAATTTATCATGCTGTTCAAGACCAAGCCTTAGCAATCGGCATTGGAATCATGGATAATCAAGTCATTGACCAAGTCAATATCTATGAAGCAACCAAACTAGCCATGAAAGAAGCAATCTCCCAGCTCAGTCCGCAACCTGATCACCTCTTGATAGATGCCATGAAACTGGATTTGTCGATTTCCCAAACAGCAATCATCAAAGGAGATGCCAACTCCCTCTCAATCGCAGCTGCATCTATAGTGGCCAAGGTGACACGGGATGAATTGATGAAGGAATATAACAACCAATATCCTGGCTATGATTTCACAGCTAATGCAGGCTATGGAACAGCTAAACACCTAGAAGGACTGGAAAAATTAGGTGTCACCCCAATTCACCGAACCAGTTTTGAACCAGTCAAAACACTGGTTTCAACTAAGAAAGACAAGTAA
- the ylqF gene encoding ribosome biogenesis GTPase YlqF produces MATIQWFPGHMSKARRQVQENLKFVDFVTILVDARLPLSSQNPMLTKIVGDKPKLLILNKADLADPAMTKEWRQYFESQGIQTLAINSKEQVTVKVVTDAAKKLMADKIARQKERGIKIETLRTMIIGIPNAGKSTLMNRLAGKKIAVVGNKPGVTKGQQWLKTNKDLEILDTPGILWPKFEDETVALKLALTGAIKDQLLPMDEVTIFGLNYFKKHYPEKLAERFKQMKIEEEAPVIIMDMTRALGFRDDYDRFYSLFVKEVRDGKLGNYTLDTLDDIDDDD; encoded by the coding sequence ATGGCTACTATTCAATGGTTTCCGGGTCACATGTCTAAGGCTCGGCGGCAAGTTCAGGAGAATCTAAAATTTGTTGATTTTGTAACGATTTTGGTGGATGCTCGGCTACCTTTATCTAGTCAAAATCCTATGTTAACCAAGATTGTGGGTGATAAACCTAAACTCTTGATTTTGAACAAAGCTGACCTAGCAGACCCAGCAATGACCAAAGAATGGCGTCAGTATTTTGAATCACAGGGAATCCAAACTCTGGCTATCAATTCCAAAGAGCAAGTGACTGTAAAAGTTGTTACTGATGCTGCTAAAAAGCTCATGGCTGATAAGATTGCACGCCAGAAAGAACGCGGTATTAAGATCGAAACCTTGCGGACTATGATTATCGGAATTCCAAATGCCGGCAAGTCAACTCTCATGAACCGTTTGGCTGGGAAAAAGATTGCGGTTGTCGGCAATAAACCAGGTGTTACCAAAGGACAACAGTGGCTCAAAACCAATAAAGACCTTGAAATTTTAGACACGCCAGGTATTCTATGGCCTAAATTTGAAGACGAAACCGTCGCTTTGAAACTAGCCCTGACAGGAGCCATTAAAGACCAGTTGCTTCCTATGGATGAAGTGACCATTTTTGGTCTCAATTATTTCAAAAAACATTATCCAGAAAAGCTAGCTGAACGCTTCAAACAAATGAAGATAGAAGAAGAAGCACCTGTTATCATCATGGATATGACCCGTGCCCTTGGTTTCCGAGACGACTACGACCGCTTTTACAGCCTCTTCGTCAAGGAAGTCCGTGATGGAAAACTCGGTAACTACACCTTAGATACATTGGACGACATCGATGACGACGATTAA
- the mazE gene encoding type II toxin-antitoxin system PemI/MazE family antitoxin produces MNTVKTRKVGNSLTVTIPKNLGMTEGQEMVVYKGIDGVIVLAPKLKDPFDGITDLRMTNDFEGVRSLDSEI; encoded by the coding sequence ATGAATACAGTAAAGACTCGGAAGGTAGGGAATTCTCTCACTGTGACCATTCCTAAAAATTTAGGTATGACAGAAGGTCAAGAAATGGTTGTCTACAAAGGGATTGACGGAGTCATTGTCTTAGCTCCAAAACTGAAAGATCCTTTTGATGGGATTACTGATTTGAGAATGACAAATGATTTTGAAGGGGTAAGATCACTTGATAGCGAAATCTGA
- a CDS encoding type II toxin-antitoxin system PemK/MazF family toxin, translated as MIAKSDYIPEKQDIIWLDFDPSVGREIQKRRPALVVSRREYALQTGFVAVCPITHGQHRLAEKGLLVPVSSDKVDGAVNPFQLYTFDFRMRNAQKITRMDTQCFQKVVQLYQYIFGDT; from the coding sequence TTGATAGCGAAATCTGACTATATTCCTGAAAAGCAGGATATCATTTGGCTGGACTTTGATCCATCAGTCGGTCGGGAGATTCAGAAAAGGCGACCTGCCTTGGTAGTTTCTAGGAGAGAATATGCCTTGCAAACTGGATTTGTGGCTGTCTGTCCTATCACTCATGGCCAACATCGTTTGGCAGAAAAAGGCTTGCTCGTTCCTGTCTCATCGGACAAGGTAGATGGTGCTGTCAATCCATTTCAACTGTATACCTTTGATTTTCGGATGCGTAATGCTCAAAAAATAACAAGAATGGACACGCAGTGTTTTCAGAAAGTTGTCCAACTTTACCAGTACATCTTTGGAGATACTTAA